From the Stigmatella aurantiaca genome, the window TTCCCTGAGCCCGCAGTGCCTGGATGCCTCCGGAGGGGAACATGACGGCTGAAGCGCTTCCCGAGACCATGCGTGCCCTGTGCCTCACGGACTACGGCGGGGGGCCCCACGCGCTGCGGCTCGTGCGGCGCCCGGTGCCGAAGCCCGCGCCCGGACAGCTCCTGGTGCGCGTGAAGGCCGCGCCCATCCACCCCGCGGACCAGATGTTCATGCGGGGCCAGTATGGGGTGAAGAAGCCGCTGCCGGTGGTGCCCGGCTTCGAGGGCAGCGGCACGGTGGTGGCCGCGGGGAGCCTGGCGGGACGGCTGCTGGTGGGGCGCCGGGTGGGGGTGTCCTCCGCGCAGAGCCAGGATGGGACGTGGGCGGAGTACGTGGTGGTGCCCATGTCCCAGTGCCTGCCCCTGTTGCCGGGCATCGATGACGAGCAGGGGGCGAGCCTCTTCGTCAACCCCTTCTCGGCCTGGGCGATGATGGAGCTGGCGCGCCAGGGCAAGCACCGGGCGCTGGTGCAGAGCGCGGCGGCGAGTACCCTGGGGCGCATGCTGCTGCGGCTCTCCCTGCAGGCGGGGATTCCGCTGGTGAACATCGTCCGCCGGGCGGAGCAGGAGGAGCTGCTGCGCGGGCTCGGGGCCGAGCACGTGGTGAACAGCAGCGAGCCAGAGTTCGAGGAGCGCCTGCGGCTGCGCTGCCACGAGCTGGGGGTGACGCTGGGCTTCGACGCGGTGGCGGGCGCGATGACGGGGCAGCTCCTTCAGGCGCTGCCCGAGGGCGGCACGGTGGTGGTCTACGGCGCGCTCTCCGGCGAGGAGAGCCGCGTGCCGGTGGGCGAGCTGATCTTCCGCCGCCAGAAGGTGGAAGGGTTCTGGTTGGGCACGTGGCTCTCCCAGGGCTTCGGCAAGTCCCAGCTCCGGGCCCTGGTGGAGGTGCCCCTGCGGATGGGCAAGGCGTTCGAGACGCCCGTGCGCGCGTGCTTTCCCCTCGAAGCGGCGGAAGAGGCGCTGCGCCTGGCCGGGACGGACATGACGTCGGGCAAG encodes:
- a CDS encoding zinc-binding dehydrogenase, which encodes MTAEALPETMRALCLTDYGGGPHALRLVRRPVPKPAPGQLLVRVKAAPIHPADQMFMRGQYGVKKPLPVVPGFEGSGTVVAAGSLAGRLLVGRRVGVSSAQSQDGTWAEYVVVPMSQCLPLLPGIDDEQGASLFVNPFSAWAMMELARQGKHRALVQSAAASTLGRMLLRLSLQAGIPLVNIVRRAEQEELLRGLGAEHVVNSSEPEFEERLRLRCHELGVTLGFDAVAGAMTGQLLQALPEGGTVVVYGALSGEESRVPVGELIFRRQKVEGFWLGTWLSQGFGKSQLRALVEVPLRMGKAFETPVRACFPLEAAEEALRLAGTDMTSGKVFFTPNA